A region from the Streptomyces tsukubensis genome encodes:
- the argJ gene encoding bifunctional glutamate N-acetyltransferase/amino-acid acetyltransferase ArgJ — protein sequence MSVTAAQGFTAAGIAAGIKQNGNPDLALVVNTGPRHAAAGVFTSNRVKAAPVLWSEQVLKGGAVTAVVLNSGGANACTGPQGFQDTHATAEKAAELLGHSAGEIAVASTGLIGTLLPMDKLLPGLDTAAAQLDTDGGEKAAIAIKTTDTVHKTAVHRGDGWTVGGMAKGAGMLAPGLATMLVVLTTDADLDSATLDRALRDATRTTFDRVDSDGCMSTNDTVLLLASGSSGTTPGYEDFAAGVRTVCDDLARMLIGDAEGASKDIRIEVIGAATEADAVEVGRSIARNNLLKCAIHGEDPNWGRVLSAIGTTGAAFDPDRLNVAINGVWVCKNGSFGEDRDLVDMRYREVGITADLSAGSESAVIWTNDLTADYVHENSAYSS from the coding sequence GTGAGCGTCACCGCAGCGCAAGGATTCACCGCCGCGGGCATCGCGGCAGGAATCAAGCAGAACGGCAATCCCGACCTGGCTCTCGTCGTCAACACCGGGCCCCGCCACGCCGCCGCGGGCGTCTTCACCAGCAACCGCGTCAAGGCCGCTCCGGTCCTCTGGTCCGAGCAGGTCCTCAAGGGCGGCGCCGTCACCGCCGTCGTCCTCAACTCCGGCGGAGCCAACGCCTGCACCGGCCCCCAGGGCTTCCAGGACACCCACGCCACCGCCGAGAAGGCCGCCGAACTGCTCGGACACAGCGCGGGCGAGATCGCCGTGGCCTCCACCGGCCTCATCGGCACCCTGCTCCCCATGGACAAGCTGCTCCCCGGCCTCGACACCGCCGCCGCGCAGCTCGACACCGACGGCGGGGAGAAGGCCGCCATCGCCATCAAGACCACCGACACGGTCCACAAGACCGCCGTCCACCGGGGCGACGGCTGGACCGTGGGCGGTATGGCCAAGGGCGCGGGCATGCTCGCCCCCGGGCTCGCCACCATGCTCGTCGTCCTCACCACCGACGCCGACCTGGACTCCGCCACCCTCGACCGCGCCCTGCGCGACGCCACCCGGACCACCTTCGACCGGGTCGACTCCGACGGCTGCATGTCCACGAACGACACCGTGCTGCTGCTCGCCTCCGGATCCTCCGGCACCACCCCCGGCTACGAGGACTTCGCCGCCGGAGTGCGCACCGTCTGCGACGACCTCGCCCGCATGCTCATCGGCGACGCCGAAGGAGCCTCCAAGGACATCCGGATCGAAGTCATCGGCGCCGCCACCGAAGCCGACGCCGTCGAAGTCGGCCGCTCCATCGCCCGGAACAACCTCCTCAAATGCGCCATCCACGGCGAGGACCCCAACTGGGGCCGAGTGCTCTCCGCCATCGGCACCACCGGCGCCGCATTCGACCCCGACCGGCTCAATGTCGCCATCAACGGCGTCTGGGTCTGCAAGAACGGCTCCTTCGGGGAAGACCGGGACCTCGTCGACATGCGCTACCGCGAGGTCGGCATCACCGCCGACCTCTCCGCCGGATCCGAGTCCGCGGTGATCTGGACCAACGACCTCACCGCCGACTACGTCCACGAGAACAGCGCCTACAGCTCATGA
- a CDS encoding SMI1/KNR4 family protein: MTDNIPSSAPVFAFTTWEPVLRLLRAGRAARSGGPPVRVVGRIGRGSWSLDLVRPGPGPGGAARVEGVQDEMDAVDRVRGALEAVGAEEVSFCAEIAADGRTALQLIGPSSAVESAAGGTGPGVLLLVEGAVPAPRRRLPASAPGAVAAPSADPGLLERTLRERLPDAVGATEAELAAAEERLGIALPAELKALYRATRARRADRPASKIFRAVGCELLEPDRVHIADPSSRPWSWASAALDASGARPGDAVQGLVGSPGWIVFGDTGGGDRLAIDLTPGAGGHIGQIIVISHEENIGAGLVADSLTDLVLGRHSAGGAVREPGPEPVAWVNERSVRSVEAAAHPGLEVLSLGVWEGEPFSLAPVVGLPGLRTLSAHPGTLADPREIAGLTGLEFLELGPADWRVLLDAGAVPRSLLAAGIEDYGRDPLPNVDLANELLALWGRPPIIRRAVKGDLGPPG, translated from the coding sequence ATGACCGACAACATCCCTTCATCCGCGCCGGTGTTCGCCTTCACGACCTGGGAGCCGGTGCTGCGGCTGCTCCGCGCCGGCCGGGCGGCCCGGAGCGGTGGGCCTCCGGTTCGGGTGGTGGGGCGCATCGGGCGGGGCTCGTGGAGCCTGGACCTGGTGCGGCCCGGCCCGGGGCCGGGAGGTGCGGCGCGGGTCGAGGGCGTGCAGGACGAGATGGACGCGGTGGACCGGGTCCGGGGCGCGCTGGAGGCGGTGGGGGCCGAAGAGGTCTCGTTCTGCGCGGAGATCGCGGCCGACGGCCGGACCGCGCTCCAGCTGATCGGGCCGAGTTCCGCGGTGGAGTCCGCGGCCGGGGGTACGGGTCCGGGGGTGCTGCTGCTGGTCGAGGGGGCCGTTCCCGCCCCCCGGCGCCGGCTTCCCGCATCCGCACCCGGGGCGGTGGCGGCTCCTTCGGCGGATCCCGGGCTGCTGGAGCGGACGCTGCGGGAGCGGTTGCCCGATGCCGTCGGGGCGACGGAGGCAGAGCTCGCAGCGGCGGAGGAGCGTCTCGGTATCGCGCTGCCCGCGGAGCTGAAGGCGCTGTACCGGGCCACCCGGGCCCGCCGGGCGGACCGGCCCGCTTCGAAGATCTTCCGGGCGGTGGGCTGCGAGCTGCTCGAACCGGACCGGGTGCATATCGCGGACCCGTCGTCCCGCCCCTGGTCCTGGGCGTCCGCTGCGCTGGACGCGTCCGGCGCCCGGCCCGGTGACGCGGTACAGGGGCTGGTCGGGTCACCGGGGTGGATCGTGTTCGGGGACACCGGTGGCGGGGACCGGCTGGCGATCGACCTGACGCCGGGCGCGGGGGGACATATCGGCCAGATCATCGTCATCTCGCACGAGGAGAACATCGGCGCCGGGCTCGTCGCCGACTCCCTCACGGACCTGGTGCTGGGCCGGCACAGCGCGGGCGGCGCGGTGCGGGAGCCCGGTCCCGAGCCGGTGGCCTGGGTGAACGAGCGGTCCGTGCGGAGCGTCGAGGCCGCAGCGCACCCCGGGCTGGAGGTGCTGTCCCTCGGGGTGTGGGAGGGGGAGCCGTTCAGTCTCGCCCCGGTCGTCGGGCTGCCCGGACTGCGGACGCTGTCCGCGCATCCGGGGACGCTTGCCGACCCCCGGGAGATCGCCGGTCTCACCGGGCTGGAGTTCCTCGAACTCGGCCCCGCGGACTGGCGGGTCCTGCTGGACGCGGGAGCCGTTCCCCGGAGTCTTCTCGCCGCCGGGATCGAGGACTACGGCCGGGATCCGCTGCCGAACGTGGACCTGGCGAATGAACTCCTGGCCCTCTGGGGCCGGCCGCCGATCATCCGGAGGGCGGTGAAGGGAGACCTCGGGCCGCCGGGGTAG
- the argB gene encoding acetylglutamate kinase has product MSTRKHTALPKARILIEALPWLTRHHGKTVVIKFGGNAMVDDDLKAAFAQDVVFLHHAGLKPVVVHGGGPQISAQLDRHGLDSEFKAGLRVTTPEAMDVVRMVLAGQVQRELVGLLNQHGPLAVGITGEDAHTITATQHRPTIDGELVDIGRVGEISAIDTGVVEALLENGRIPVVSSIARAEDDGHVYNVNADTAAAALAAALGAETLMVLTDVEGLYEDWPNSDEVISRLTATELEKLLPDLSSGMVPKMEGCLHAVRNGVQTARVIDGRVQHSILLEIFTDEGIGTMVVPDGRATPGTPGNQGETAV; this is encoded by the coding sequence ATGAGCACCCGGAAGCACACCGCGCTCCCCAAGGCCCGGATCCTCATCGAGGCCCTGCCCTGGCTGACCCGCCACCACGGGAAGACCGTCGTCATCAAATTCGGCGGCAACGCCATGGTCGACGACGACCTCAAAGCCGCCTTCGCCCAGGACGTGGTCTTCCTCCACCACGCCGGGCTCAAGCCCGTCGTCGTCCACGGCGGCGGCCCCCAGATCAGCGCCCAGCTCGACCGGCACGGCCTCGACAGCGAGTTCAAGGCCGGACTGCGCGTCACCACCCCCGAAGCCATGGACGTCGTCCGGATGGTCCTCGCCGGCCAGGTGCAGCGTGAACTGGTCGGACTGCTCAACCAACACGGCCCCCTCGCCGTCGGCATCACCGGCGAAGACGCACACACCATCACCGCCACCCAACACCGGCCCACCATCGACGGCGAACTCGTCGACATCGGCCGGGTCGGCGAGATCAGCGCAATCGACACCGGAGTCGTCGAAGCCCTCCTGGAGAACGGCCGGATTCCCGTCGTCTCGTCGATCGCCCGCGCAGAGGACGACGGACATGTCTACAACGTCAATGCTGATACGGCGGCTGCGGCACTCGCTGCGGCGCTTGGCGCGGAAACCCTGATGGTCCTCACCGACGTCGAAGGCCTCTACGAGGACTGGCCGAACAGCGACGAAGTGATCAGCAGACTGACCGCCACCGAGCTGGAGAAGCTCCTGCCCGACCTCTCCAGCGGCATGGTCCCCAAAATGGAGGGCTGCCTCCACGCCGTACGCAACGGAGTGCAGACCGCACGCGTCATCGACGGCCGCGTCCAGCACTCCATCCTGCTGGAAATCTTCACCGACGAAGGCATCGGCACCATGGTCGTGCCCGATGGACGGGCCACCCCCGGCACCCCGGGGAATCAGGGGGAAACAGCCGTATGA
- the argC gene encoding N-acetyl-gamma-glutamyl-phosphate reductase yields the protein MVVRVAVAGASGYAGGELLRLLSAHPGVEVGALTAHSNAGQTLGALQPHLVPLADRVLQETTVEVLSGHDVVFLALPHGQSAAVAEQLGDEALVIDMGADFRLESAADWEKFYGSAHAGTWPYGLPELPGARPGLAGAKRIAVPGCYPTAVSLALFPAYGAGLAEPDAVITAASGTSGAGKAPKPHLLGSEVMGSMSPYGVGGGHRHTPEMIQNLSAVAGRPVTVSFTPTLAPMARGILATCSARALPGTTAADVRTAYEKAFADEPFVHLLPAGQWPATASVYGSNAAQVQVALDEAAGRIIAISAIDNLTKGTAGGAVQSMNIALGLPEGTGLSAIGVAP from the coding sequence ATGGTGGTACGTGTCGCGGTAGCAGGCGCAAGCGGGTACGCGGGCGGGGAGCTGCTCCGGCTGTTGTCGGCGCACCCCGGTGTCGAGGTGGGTGCCCTCACGGCGCACTCGAACGCCGGGCAGACGCTCGGTGCGCTGCAGCCGCATCTCGTGCCCCTGGCGGACCGGGTGCTGCAGGAGACGACGGTCGAGGTGCTCTCGGGGCACGACGTCGTCTTCCTCGCACTGCCCCACGGGCAGTCGGCGGCCGTTGCCGAGCAGCTGGGCGACGAGGCGCTGGTGATCGACATGGGCGCCGACTTCCGGCTGGAGTCCGCCGCAGACTGGGAGAAGTTCTACGGGTCCGCCCACGCGGGGACCTGGCCCTACGGACTGCCCGAGCTGCCCGGCGCCCGCCCGGGGCTCGCCGGGGCCAAGCGGATCGCCGTGCCCGGGTGCTATCCCACCGCCGTATCCCTCGCGCTCTTCCCGGCGTACGGGGCGGGGCTGGCCGAGCCCGATGCCGTGATCACCGCCGCCTCCGGCACCTCCGGCGCCGGAAAGGCCCCCAAGCCGCATCTGCTGGGATCCGAGGTCATGGGCTCCATGAGCCCGTACGGCGTGGGCGGCGGCCATCGGCACACCCCCGAGATGATCCAGAACCTCAGTGCCGTCGCAGGCCGGCCGGTCACGGTCTCCTTCACCCCCACCCTCGCCCCCATGGCCCGCGGCATCCTCGCCACCTGCTCCGCCAGAGCCCTTCCCGGCACGACCGCGGCGGACGTCCGGACCGCCTATGAGAAGGCCTTCGCCGACGAGCCCTTCGTCCATCTGCTCCCGGCCGGACAGTGGCCCGCGACCGCCTCCGTCTACGGCTCCAACGCGGCACAGGTTCAGGTTGCCCTCGACGAGGCCGCGGGCAGGATCATCGCCATCAGCGCCATCGACAACCTCACCAAGGGCACCGCGGGCGGCGCCGTCCAGAGCATGAACATCGCACTCGGACTGCCCGAGGGGACCGGTCTCTCCGCGATCGGCGTCGCCCCATGA